CCATCTGAGTTTCTTCGTCTGATGAAAAGAATTGACAGGAAAGGTTGATAATTATAAATTTGATTGGTTGGTTTACCATTAACGCATTATGGTGTGAAATTCCGATATTTTGTTAGCCACGTTAGTCATGGCTTGAGATTTAGCATGTGACTTTATCAATGTGAGATAAGTTAGTTCTATGACTGAGACTATCTTTAAATTGATACATGAACTGGTTGCATAATCTGTTTTGGTGAGAAATTGGGAACAAATTGGTTGAATTATCACTATCTTATTCATTGTGTTGGAGTATGTGAAAGTTTATAAAAATTGTTGTTGCACAACTCAGCCAATAAATGATCTTAATATCGATGCTCGTCTCACCGTTATAACCTTGATTCAAAACAAATTGGTTGAATGTGGCATGGTGACTAAAGTTTAACCCTTCATTTGTAAGAAAGAGAATAACTGCTGACATGATAACTATTCTtgattcaaagattgttttcaCAACGTTCACATTGATACCTATGATCTCATTCCATGTGTGGTAAAATATGACGTAGGTATGCTCTAAAAACAACACTAAAGGAATgtcaaaatttgtttttgagcAAAAGTAAGCATATAATAGATGATATGGAAATAATTTGAGTCAAATTTGATCAATGACTCATAATTCGGTTCATTTGTGATCACTTGGTATTCTTCTTTCCATTACCTAGTGATGTGATTGGAAATTCCAATAATTTTGGTTGGAATTTTGGAACTTGATTTGTCAATTTTAATATTCATTTAGCCAACAAGACTTATGGCTTGAGGTTGATATTATTTTGCAAGGGAATGTGGCTAGAAATTTTGAGAAAGAATCATAGTTACGACTATGTATAGCCACTGATGGTGGATGGTTTACCAATGATTGTAATTATTATGTTAGTATCTGTCTAACCAATAgtaaatgtgatttgataatttagTAATTATTTTAAGTTATGAAGATTGCGGCTTGATGTCTGATAAATATTTTGTCAATGTGTATGGCTAGAATTTCTAATATTTATTTTGACAATAAATGTTGCTGGGAATCTGAGTATATGGGTGAGAATCATGATGATCTAtccattaatttatttgttttgagttgaataAACTCGTAGATTGAGGTTATGATCTTATTCACCATAAATGGAATAATGGGAAATACTTGTAATTACAAAATTGGTTGCTATGGTTACCAGAATTATGAGTATATTGATGAATTCTTGTTAGTATTGCCATTCTTTGTGATTGTGCAAAGATTGGTGGTGATTGTGCAAAGATTGGTGGTGAAGTCGTGCTGAGACGATGATAATTGTATTCGATGTTGTCGAGCTTGATGTTAATTAAATTCGATTATAATTAAAGAGTAAATGCCATTTCGAAATTGTTATTCGGTTGAATTGTGgcagtggtggatatggaaTTGATACTAAAATTTCgtcttgaaattttttttaagggagGAAgaatgtgaaatcccgttcctggatttcatTATTATAATCTACGTACTGGTATTatagagattttatattattttttgggcaattaattatttaaaatccgtagactattcgaggtcacaatttatattgttGAATAGATATCGAGatcacgaacgcataggcgaaagccgtttgcaagtccggattataacggtatagttacggacgtttgaagttgttgttaaaaaaaatgaaaaagccaCGGGAGTGgctgaaagagaaaagaaaaagaaagccaCAGGAGTGGCgggagaaaggaaaaaaagaaaaaaaaaaaaaagggggggggtgGATAACAGGTCTTTTGACCCATGAGACACAAACCGGCGAGATTCATGGTCTCCCGCCCAATTTCCGGCGAGATGAAGGTCCCCCACCACCTGAAAGTCATCTCTCATCATTCCTTCTACCTATTCCACCCCAAATTGGAGTGGAATTAATCTTGGAATTTGGGGAACCCGCACCATGGGTGACGCGGGAACCATTGCTCGAAATCCATCAATTGTGAAATGTTTTCCTTCAACTACTACTACCAAAGCACTCTCCTATAACCCAGAAACAAAGCACAAGCAGTGGTGGAGGCGTCGGAGcaagtttggaggtcgaattgaaCACACCTATTCTAAGGTTTTCGTACGGTTTTCGCAAAATTGGGGACTTTttaggccaaattggacttggtcataggtataaagtttactctactcttTAAGATattcaattctgtaatttttgagaatttttttaaatagttgaattttccagcAAGCCGGGGcagccgaccgccacccacggcggTGTGTGACCTGTGGGCTGATGATTTCTTTTTAAGCACTATTAGATGCCCTGGGTTCATGTTTGAAATCCGTATGacgtaatttgattgtttggacTTAGTTTCATTTTGATACGTGAATAGGTCAAAATAGaaatcgacgatccgactgttgaatcgtcaccaaactttaatatgttatagtacgtaatatttggggatcataggaacttacggatcgcaaatccgatgtacggatcttcttgaattagatttctaagttaataaaattaattgttAACCGCCACCTAATTCTAGCAATGGGCGAAGATCCGACCGTCGGATTGCGATGAGATTTTAGTACGTTGTTCTTTGAGAATAATGTGGACCCTATGAAGTTACGGATCTAGATTATGATGTGTGGATCTTCTAGATCAAATTTTGTAGCGTTGTGGATCCTACTGTTGACCAAgaattgacttttggtcaacatgtctcgaaacgttctaattactaaaattagtactacgGGGATCTAAGTGAAGCCTAGTGGGACCACATTGGTTTGagagtgacttgaatatatgtCATATAACTATTACCTTgatttcttatattaatatcaTTTGTGAATAGGATGTGGATTATAAATGAaattctattgaaatgtgaattaattcacatttcaatagaaccTATTCACATATGATATTAATAGAACCTATTCACAGATGAATtaattcacatttcaatagaattTCATTTATAACCTATCAATAGAATTAAGTTCCTATGATCATCAAATATTActtactataacatattaaagtttggtgacgattcaACAGTCAAATCGTCGATTTCTATTTTGACCTATTCACGTatcaaaatgaaactaaatccaaacaatcaaattatatcATACGGATATCAAACATGAACCCATGGCATCTAATAGTGCTTAAAAAGACATCATCGGCCCATAGGCCACACGCCGCCGCAGGTGGCAATCGGCCACCCCGacttgccggaaaattcaactattttaaaattttctcaaaaattacagaattgaagaTATCAaaaagtagagtaaactttatacatgtggctaagtccaatttggcctagaAAGTCCCCAATTTTACGAAAATCGTACGGAAACCTTAGAATGGGTTTGTTCAATTTGACCTCCAAACTTGCTTTGACGCctccaccactgcttgggctttgttcctgggttcgAGGGGCGTGCTTTGGTATTAGTAGTTGAAGGGAAACATTTCACAATTGATGGATTTCGAGCAATGGTTCCCGCGTCACCCATGGTGCAGGTTCCCCAAATTCCAAGACTAATTCCACTCCAATTTGGGGTGGAATAGGTAGAAGGAATGATGAGAGATGACTTTCAGGTGGTGGGGGACCTTCATCTCACCGGAAATTGGGCGGGAGATCATGAATCCTGCCAGTCTGTGTCTCACCGGTCAAAAGACCCGTTTTCcaccccccccccttttttttctttttttcctttctcccGCCACTCCAGtggctttctttttcttttctctttcagcCACTCCCGtggctttttcttctcttttttttttaacaactttaaacatccgtaactataccgttataatccggactcgcaaatgattttcgcctatgcgttcgtgatCTCGATATCTATTCaacaatataaattgtgacctcaaaTGGTTtacggattttaaataattaatttcccgaaaaataatataaaatctttaTAATATCAAtacgtaaattataataatgaaatccaggaacgggatttcacaatttcggctaaaaagccttataaATTATTATACCAAAAGCATAAAGTCTTAGAAAGCCATGAAGAATTTCACTTTTAAAAAAGTCTCATTAGCACTtctcataaaaaaaatgtaactaattaatattaaatgacgAAAACAACTTCAATTCCCATGTATGTGAATAACTGTAGTAGTTATgtattggataagataaggatGATAAGGAGGAGGTATTAAAGTACTTCCATTGGACAAAACTTTGAAATACATAGTTTTACTCCACTAGTTAGTACCCAACCCCATGATTAATGACACGTATTTGATTCCTTTCTCATTCTGTAGTGAGCATTTTTGTTCACCATCTTACATATTTATAATCATCTATCACGtgtcatttcatttaattttggttatttttttttaaattgaataagTAATATTTAATATGAAAGTTAGCTAGAGTTAAGTGAAATGATACATGACAAATAATTAGatgtatggtgagcatacaccataacTGTGAAAGCGAGCCAAAATGCTCCCATACAAGTTTAAACTGATTTTCCTATTGTTATTATtggactatttttttttaaaccaaattaggTAAGATATGGTGTTTAACGAAGGAGACTTAATGCTTTAAAGACATGTCTTAGCGacgttttaattgatttttttaaacACTGTTTGCAACAAAAGGTCTGAATATAAACGGTTATGTTaggaaaactaaaattttaaactaaattttacaaatcaaatgatgtgattgttgtttattagattattacttaagtattgattaaggcttattatattagtACCCCACAAATTattgaataaaccccacatttactttttcaattaaaatttatcttaatacaccccacttcATTCCCCATAATACTCTCACACCCtacattcttaatatacaccttATAGTTTCTACACACAcctcacatttctcaaatcttataacactcattttttattttgccgaatgatttcaaactaTCTGAACGTtagtttgccgaatgatttcaaattgaatgatttcaaaaaatgtttaggttcatttgataagtcattaatattaaattttaaagtgaggtacattcaacattttgtggaatGCTAATATAAGAAGGCTTGATTAATATACTTATTTCTTATTAATGATATACCATTTGATTtgcaaaaattttaatttccttTAACATTATTAGAATATAAAACCTTTGACTGTGTCATACAAAAGCTATAGTTCTTCCATGCGGAATGAGAAACTGAGGAAAGCAGCAGCCCCACCACGAAGTGTTTTTTCTAATTATGTACCGATCAAACGTCACTAAGGACTAAGCACAACAAAACATTAGTACCATATTTTTCTACCGCTACCGTACAAACAATTGTTCATACGAGTCTACACGACCACAAGTCCATGTACCTTATAGCCAACTCGCTTAGACTTTTGAAAAATCATTCTGCCACCCTAGATTCATTCATTGGTTTCCACTTTGATGCGTCGGGATTTGATTCGTCAATGTAGGTTTTGTTCAAGCACTCTTCTATTATCAAATTAAGATTTAATTTTACTAACGTTATCATATCAAAAATACGTTAGTACATAATGTTGAAGGATGTATTCCATGAATGAATTTTAACACTACTTATATCGTTGTCGACCTATTCAAGAGCTAGTGCTCAAACACCGTCAAGTGGTTAAAATTCTAAAGGTAAAGAAGGATTCAAAATCTTTTAACACATCAAAATTTTAACAACTTTCAAAAGACCCCATAATTGTGATTTTGATCAAGCAATGTCACAAGAATGTTAGTCAGACAAAGTTGGTATAAACATGCAGACTGACTGATGAACAGAAAATGCAAAAACAAAAGCTAAAAGCAAATTGGAAGGAAATTTCCTCTGAACTCCGAAGGGAATTGTTGGCTGGATTTCTCTTTCCTCactgccttttttttcttcatcaaattCCAGAACGTTTGAATTTTCTGCACCAAAACCAAAGTCTCCTCTCAACAAATGGGTCTTTAAGGAACAATATTTTCTCTGGTCAGATGCTTCAAATAGGTAGTTAATATCCACTCAAATCACACACAGTTTCTTAATATTTAATTCTTACTAATCTGGCtcatttttcatttgtttatgtttttggtCTTCAAATTTGCTTTTTGGGTTGTCTTCTCTACCTTGCTTGTTGCTTCTCAACCTTACCTACCTTCCTCACAACAATCTAaaaattgtttaattatttatattatattaccAATAACTGCAAGGAGGAATTTTGGCCCCTTCCCTTTGTCTTAATCCCAAGGTCAAATCCTCaactctctcctctttcttcaAAGTTCAGACCAAACTCTCAGCTTCCTCTTCATTTTTGTGTTCTTCATCCTTCACTTGCAGCAAGCAGAGCAGGTACATCTCTCTTCTTTTCCCtcctattttttatatttatttatttatttatttacttttgtttcttAAATCTCTCCCCTTATATGTGAACTTAATTGTCATGAATTAAATTTGCATATATAGTATTGTATTTACAGATAGTTAAGTGTTTATGAAATCATTGGTCCAGGCAGGCatggatctctctctctctctctctctctctgtgatgACGTTTATGCATGTTGTTGTAATCTCAGAAAATTTCTGTCATGATGTTTTGACAACTTTGTTCCTCTGCAATTGCCAGCTGCCATGAAACaagaattttgtttgttttttgggtTCCTTTGGAGTTCTCATGTTGTTTAAGGGGTTCTCTTATTTCAGAATCGGTTCAGCTTATTTCAGAATTTGTTCAGCTCGTTCAGGGTTTTCTTAATTGTAGCTTGTAATTGGTTAGGCTCATACAATTTCAACATTTTGATACAAGCGATATTGGGGGAGGGGGAATTGAACTTGGGACCTCAAGCGCAGGGGTGAATGCTCATACAATTCCATTGATTTTGCTTTCTTGCACAACTTTTTTTACCCGGTTTAGTAGACATTACTAATTTGATGTGGTATTAATTGTGTTTACGTTTGCGCGTAATTTCTATCTGTTGGGTCAATTTTGCTAGTTTCCAGGTTTAATGATTGTTTGAAAGTAATTTACCCTCTAATCTTTTACAAATTGTGATACAGAACTCGAATTGTGTGATAGAACTTGTCTTCCTCAACGACCGAAAAAGTAACCAAAACCATGTCTTTAGTTCGGCCATCAGAGCTCTCCACATCGTACAGAAATCCTAATTTCTACTCTCTAAAGGGCAGCAATGATAGTTCCAGCTTGTCAACTCAAATATTTGGCTCTGATAAGCACAAGGTGGTGTATTCGGATGATCCTTACAGCACTGAGAGTTACGAGAAGTACTTCCTTGACTCCCCAATGGAAGAAGATACACATCCATCCAACTCAGGCGTTTCTGGGAGTTCGACTAACCCACAAGGTGCCTCATCTTACCAGCTAACAGCTGGATCGGTTTCCTCCTTGAATACTCAAAATCCATTTAGCACTTCTTTAATGTCCAATTTTGAATCAGATTACTTAGAGAGTCAAAGCCCCGATGCGGATAGCTTTGATGAAGATAAAATGAGATTGAAGCTTAAAGAATTGGAGAGAGCACTCCTTGATGACAACGCAGATGAAGACGATGGGGAGATAAATTGCAGTAGTCAAAGCATGGAAGTGGATGAATTGTTCCATGACTCACCCAAGGAGTCTTCGTCCTCTGATTCTAACGCGAGCAGCATCAGCAGCAACAAAGAAATATCACAGGTTTCTCCTCGGACACCCAAGCAGCTGCTTTTTGAGTGTGCTGGTGCACTCTCAGAGGGAAATGTCGAAGAAGCATCAACAATGATAAATGAGCTCCGACAGATGGTATCAATTCAAGGAGATCCTACACAAAGGATTGCGGCTtacatggtggaaggcctagcAGCTCGCGTGGCTTCCTCAGGAAAATTTCTTTACAAGTCTTTGAAATGCAAGGAACCGCCGTCCTCTTATCTCCTTGCAGCCATGCAAATCCTTTTTGAGGTGTGTCCTTGCTTTAAATTTGGATTTATGGCAGCAAATGGAGCCATCATAGAGGCATGCAAAGATGAAAAGAGAGTTCACATCATAGATTTTGACATAAACCAGGGGAACCAATACATAACCCTCATACAAACACTTTCGAGTCTGCCAGGTAAGCCACCACACTTGAAGTTAACAGGGGTGGATGATCCCGAGACAGTTCAGCGTCATGTTGGAGGCCTAAAGATCATTGGACAAAGGCTTGAGAAGCTAGCAGAAGCACTGAAAGTTCCATTCGAGTTTCATGCAGTAGCCTCGAGGACTTCAATCGTCAATACCTCAATGCTCGGCTGCAGGCCTGGGGAAGCACTTGTGGTTAACTTTGCTTTTCAGCTTCACCACATGCCAGACGAAAGTGTTTCAACAGTTAACCAGAGGGACCAGCTTCTTCGGATGGTGAAGAGCTTGAGGCCAAAACTCGTTACAGTTGTAGAACAAGACATGAACACCAATACGACCCCTTTTCTCCCAAGATTTGTTGAAGCCTACAACTATTACTCTGCTGTTTTTGATTCCCTTGATGCAGCTCTCCCCCGGGAGAGTCAGGATAGGATGAATGTTGAAAGGCAGTGTCTGGCACGGGACATAGTGAACATTGTAGCGTGCGAAGGAGAGGAAAGAATAGAGCGGTATGAGGTAGCTGGGAAGTGGAGGGCAAGGATGACCATGGCAGGATTTACTTCATGTCCTATGAGCACCAGTGTGACTGATTCGATTCGGGATCTTAGCAGACGGTACAGTGAGAGGTACAAGGTGAAGGAGGAGGCGGGGGCGCTTCATTTCGGATGGgaagaaaaaaacttgattGTTGCTTCAGCGTGGAGGTGATCTTCGGCTCCAAACTACTGCTATGCTTTCATTCAGTTTTGTACTTTGATTTTGTGTGGGGTTCAAGAGTTATGGCTATATATCAGTAATTTCGGAGTGTTTATAAATAAGGAACGTAGGGAGCTGCTAGTTTTCTAACACTGATAAACGATCTCGATGCTTGTAATAGAATAACTTTATATAATCTCCTATATAATTTTGTGTGGACATGTCGCCAATGTGTTGATACTGTTTGATATTGCAAATTTAAAATTCTCAATATGTTCCGCGATTTTGTATTCATAAATGGAACAAAAGGTTATATTGACGGTGATTCTCAAATATTGCAAAATAGAATGTGAATAAGATGGGATAGAAACAAAGACTTCGGATATAAATTTGCTTTTAACCAACTTAGCTACAAGTCTACAATCTCTCGCGTCATTTGGTCATTCTTAAGGAGTCATTTGACCAAATGACGACGCAAGGGTTGTAGGCTTGTAGCTAATTTGGTTAAGAACAATTTTACATCCGAGGCCCCAAGTTCAATTCTCGTCCCCCAGGATCGCTTCTATAAAAAAGAATGACTAAAAACTAGAAAAAGTACATATACCATGAGTTTCTGAAAACCCCTGGAATGGGTATGCTAATAGGAGAACACTATTAATCATTTCTTTCTTcatatatcaaacaattaactTCAAATATGATGGATCATCAAAATTGTGATTACTGTAAATAAATTACAAGATCAGAAAATACAATTAGGACTTCCCTCTGGCAAGTAAGCGAGTTAAATGCTCCGACATTTCTACTACTTTCTCGTCCCCTCTTTTAAGATATCTCCTTGTTTTCTTCCCATACATTCCTACTTACGTTTAAAGGGTTTTTGTTATCTGTCCAAGCCTCCCAACTAATCATTCCGACAATAGTGCTGTTTGAACATTCCAAGACACCAAACCGCCTTGCTCTTCTGAGTGAAGTGGTA
This genomic interval from Malus domestica chromosome 05, GDT2T_hap1 contains the following:
- the LOC103407439 gene encoding scarecrow-like protein 1 isoform X1, translating into MSLVRPSELSTSYRNPNFYSLKGSNDSSSLSTQIFGSDKHKVVYSDDPYSTESYEKYFLDSPMEEDTHPSNSGVSGSSTNPQGASSYQLTAGSVSSLNTQNPFSTSLMSNFESDYLESQSPDADSFDEDKMRLKLKELERALLDDNADEDDGEINCSSQSMEVDELFHDSPKESSSSDSNASSISSNKEISQVSPRTPKQLLFECAGALSEGNVEEASTMINELRQMVSIQGDPTQRIAAYMVEGLAARVASSGKFLYKSLKCKEPPSSYLLAAMQILFEVCPCFKFGFMAANGAIIEACKDEKRVHIIDFDINQGNQYITLIQTLSSLPGKPPHLKLTGVDDPETVQRHVGGLKIIGQRLEKLAEALKVPFEFHAVASRTSIVNTSMLGCRPGEALVVNFAFQLHHMPDESVSTVNQRDQLLRMVKSLRPKLVTVVEQDMNTNTTPFLPRFVEAYNYYSAVFDSLDAALPRESQDRMNVERQCLARDIVNIVACEGEERIERYEVAGKWRARMTMAGFTSCPMSTSVTDSIRDLSRRYSERYKVKEEAGALHFGWEEKNLIVASAWR
- the LOC103407439 gene encoding scarecrow-like protein 1 isoform X2; the protein is MSLVRPSELSTSYRNPNFYSLKGSNDSSSLSTQIFGSDKHKVVYSDDPYSTESYEKYFLDSPMEEDTHPSNSGVSGSSTNPQDYLESQSPDADSFDEDKMRLKLKELERALLDDNADEDDGEINCSSQSMEVDELFHDSPKESSSSDSNASSISSNKEISQVSPRTPKQLLFECAGALSEGNVEEASTMINELRQMVSIQGDPTQRIAAYMVEGLAARVASSGKFLYKSLKCKEPPSSYLLAAMQILFEVCPCFKFGFMAANGAIIEACKDEKRVHIIDFDINQGNQYITLIQTLSSLPGKPPHLKLTGVDDPETVQRHVGGLKIIGQRLEKLAEALKVPFEFHAVASRTSIVNTSMLGCRPGEALVVNFAFQLHHMPDESVSTVNQRDQLLRMVKSLRPKLVTVVEQDMNTNTTPFLPRFVEAYNYYSAVFDSLDAALPRESQDRMNVERQCLARDIVNIVACEGEERIERYEVAGKWRARMTMAGFTSCPMSTSVTDSIRDLSRRYSERYKVKEEAGALHFGWEEKNLIVASAWR